The Bacillus cereus group sp. RP43 genome segment ACCCAGCAGATCCATTAAAGAAAAAGCTAGTTCGTCCATTTGACCAAAACGAAGATTCTCACAGTATTGAAGCAGATGAAATTGAAGCGGAATCAAAAGATAGAACCATTAACGACTACGGTAAAGTATCTGAAACTCGTTCATTCTCTTGTACATTATCAGAGGGTGATGCATTCTACCCAGCTGCAAAAGCTGCTATTCGAAACAAAGAGTACATTGAGATTTATGAGATTAATAAGCGTACTAAAGAAGCAGAAATCGGAAATTACATGATGACTTCTTTTGAGAGATCATCTTCTACTGGTGAATTCGTTTCTTATTCAGTAGAGACAAAACTTTCTGGCACAACACGTACAGAAACATTAACTGAAATTCCTAAAGGTGCAGGAGAATAAAGGGCGGTTTTTACCGCTCTTTTTAAATTTGAAAATAACATCCAATTAAAAGGAGATTGATATATATGCGTTTTGAAATTAAAGGAAAAGAACACGAATTAAAACTTACTTACAAAACAATTGCCGAGC includes the following:
- a CDS encoding phage major tail protein, TP901-1 family, which produces MAEVTETPTVKNKMYRGDEYIIAAMITDPADPLKKKLVRPFDQNEDSHSIEADEIEAESKDRTINDYGKVSETRSFSCTLSEGDAFYPAAKAAIRNKEYIEIYEINKRTKEAEIGNYMMTSFERSSSTGEFVSYSVETKLSGTTRTETLTEIPKGAGE